The following proteins are co-located in the Planococcus plakortidis genome:
- the prsW gene encoding glutamic-type intramembrane protease PrsW, producing MLELLTVAIAPGLALFSYFYLRDQFAGEPSKLIFHCFLYGALLTFPILFIQYVFEAENVFQNVFVKSVLFSSLLEEFFKWIVLFVAVFHHIDFEDPYDGILYGASLSLGFATVENILYLLEFGLGAAFLRAFLPVSSHALFGVVMGYYYGKAKFTERRESKWWLAAALFASTLLHIAYNASLYANDNLLYGAVPFMLFLWWFGLRKVRQAHQLSVSHYHKHTPH from the coding sequence ATGTTGGAGTTGTTGACGGTGGCGATTGCGCCAGGGCTCGCATTGTTCAGTTATTTTTATTTGCGTGATCAATTTGCAGGAGAACCGTCTAAGCTGATCTTCCACTGCTTTCTATACGGCGCCCTTCTGACGTTCCCGATATTATTTATCCAGTATGTGTTTGAAGCAGAGAATGTATTCCAAAACGTTTTCGTGAAATCGGTCTTGTTCTCGAGTTTACTCGAGGAGTTCTTCAAGTGGATTGTCCTGTTTGTGGCCGTTTTCCACCATATCGACTTTGAAGACCCATATGACGGGATTTTATACGGTGCCAGTTTATCGCTCGGTTTCGCCACGGTCGAAAACATCCTCTATCTGCTCGAGTTCGGGCTTGGCGCAGCTTTCCTGCGGGCATTCCTTCCCGTATCGAGCCATGCCTTGTTCGGTGTCGTCATGGGCTATTATTACGGGAAGGCGAAATTCACCGAAAGAAGGGAAAGCAAATGGTGGCTCGCAGCAGCTCTGTTTGCTTCAACGTTGTTGCACATCGCTTACAACGCTTCGCTTTATGCCAACGATAACCTATTGTACGGCGCAGTCCCATTCATGCTGTTCTTATGGTGGTTCGGATTGCGGAAAGTCCGCCAAGCCCACCAATTATCGGTCAGCCATTACCATAAGCATACGCCACATTAA
- a CDS encoding NAD(P)H-dependent glycerol-3-phosphate dehydrogenase, translated as MEKVTVFGAGSWGTALSYVLAQNGHDLLVWTHREEQAAEINRHTNERYLKGVRLPDTLKATAKLDEAVAHADIFVLAVPTKAIREVSRDIRERMTKKALFVHVSKGIEPDSLKRISEMIREEIPAELIEEVVVLSGPSHAEEVVQEHPTTVTAACENTKAANRIQDLFMNSYFRVYTNTDVIGVEIGGALKNIIALAVGITDGLGYGDNAKAAIMTRGLAEIARLGVKMGATPLTFSGLTGVGDLIVTCTSVHSRNWRAGNMLGKGKSVDEVLDEMGMVVEGIRTTKAAHQLAAAYQVPMPITEALYAVLFEGVKPENAVEALMGRMKKNEMEDLIDLL; from the coding sequence ATGGAAAAAGTTACTGTATTTGGTGCAGGGAGCTGGGGAACTGCGCTCAGTTACGTGCTGGCGCAAAATGGCCACGATCTTCTGGTATGGACCCATCGGGAAGAGCAGGCGGCTGAGATCAACCGGCATACGAATGAACGCTACCTGAAAGGGGTCCGCTTGCCGGATACCTTGAAAGCGACAGCTAAGCTCGATGAAGCGGTGGCGCACGCCGATATTTTCGTGCTGGCCGTACCGACCAAGGCGATCCGCGAAGTATCGCGGGATATCCGTGAACGGATGACGAAAAAAGCCTTGTTTGTCCATGTGTCAAAAGGCATCGAACCGGATTCGCTTAAGCGGATCAGCGAAATGATCCGGGAAGAAATTCCAGCCGAGCTGATCGAGGAAGTGGTCGTTTTGTCCGGGCCAAGCCATGCGGAAGAAGTCGTCCAGGAGCATCCGACGACCGTCACCGCAGCATGCGAAAACACAAAAGCGGCGAACCGCATCCAGGATCTGTTCATGAACTCCTATTTTCGGGTCTACACGAATACTGATGTAATCGGTGTGGAAATCGGCGGGGCTTTGAAGAACATCATCGCTTTAGCGGTCGGGATCACGGACGGCCTCGGCTATGGGGATAATGCCAAAGCCGCCATCATGACACGCGGCCTGGCGGAAATCGCCCGCCTCGGCGTGAAGATGGGCGCAACGCCCCTGACCTTCTCGGGCTTGACCGGCGTAGGCGACTTGATCGTAACGTGCACGAGCGTCCATTCACGCAACTGGCGTGCAGGCAATATGCTCGGAAAAGGGAAAAGTGTCGATGAGGTTTTGGATGAGATGGGCATGGTCGTCGAAGGGATCCGGACGACAAAAGCAGCCCATCAATTGGCTGCAGCATACCAGGTGCCGATGCCGATAACGGAAGCTTTATATGCGGTATTGTTTGAAGGCGTCAAGCCGGAGAATGCCGTGGAAGCCTTGATGGGCAGGATGAAGAAAAATGAAATGGAAGATTTGATCGACTTGCTTTAA
- the fni gene encoding type 2 isopentenyl-diphosphate Delta-isomerase, with translation MDHINYALSTGQCRATWLDCVRFVHQALPGTGVADVSLEPKTGDLNLKSPVFINAMTGGGGSETLQLNAMLARAAKETGIAMAVGSQMAALKDKNERESYQVVRKENPQGIIFGNLGSEATVEQALEAVEMIEADAFQVHLNVVQELTMPEGDREFRGALERIGRIAEELDVPVIVKETGFGISQEAAEALAGTQVSAIDVSGFGGTNFASIENERRKRKLAYFEDWGIPTAAAIVECRQGFGGTVLASGGLQDAGDLIRAFRLGADATGIAGSFLKHAVSLGETGLIEEIEGLHEDLRMLMTALGARTIEDIRTSPAVISGELLSYLQQRGYETGHFAAPSKN, from the coding sequence ATGGATCATATCAATTATGCACTGTCCACAGGGCAATGCCGGGCCACTTGGCTCGACTGCGTCCGTTTTGTCCATCAGGCGTTGCCGGGCACCGGCGTCGCCGATGTATCATTGGAACCGAAAACAGGTGATTTGAACCTAAAATCACCTGTTTTTATTAATGCCATGACCGGGGGCGGCGGTTCCGAGACTTTGCAGCTGAACGCCATGCTTGCGCGTGCTGCAAAAGAAACGGGAATTGCGATGGCTGTCGGTTCGCAGATGGCTGCCTTGAAAGACAAGAATGAGCGCGAAAGCTATCAAGTCGTCCGGAAAGAAAATCCTCAAGGGATCATCTTCGGCAATCTCGGGAGCGAAGCGACAGTTGAACAAGCGCTTGAAGCGGTTGAAATGATCGAAGCCGATGCGTTTCAGGTGCATTTGAATGTCGTACAGGAACTGACGATGCCAGAAGGCGACCGCGAGTTCCGCGGAGCGCTGGAGCGCATTGGGAGGATTGCGGAAGAGCTGGATGTGCCGGTCATCGTCAAGGAAACCGGCTTCGGCATTTCACAGGAAGCCGCCGAGGCGCTTGCGGGGACCCAGGTATCGGCCATCGATGTGAGCGGCTTCGGCGGCACCAATTTTGCAAGCATCGAAAATGAGCGCAGGAAACGCAAGCTGGCTTATTTCGAAGACTGGGGCATCCCGACAGCTGCGGCTATCGTCGAATGCCGCCAAGGTTTCGGCGGCACCGTATTGGCTTCAGGAGGGCTTCAGGATGCCGGCGACCTGATACGTGCATTCCGGCTCGGCGCAGATGCTACAGGCATTGCCGGCAGCTTCCTGAAGCATGCGGTCAGCCTTGGGGAAACCGGCTTGATCGAAGAGATCGAAGGCCTGCATGAAGATTTACGCATGCTCATGACGGCGCTCGGTGCCCGCACAATTGAAGACATCCGCACGAGCCCGGCTGTTATCAGCGGAGAATTGCTTTCCTACCTGCAGCAGCGCGGCTATGAGACGGGACATTTTGCCGCTCCATCGAAAAACTGA
- the rpsA gene encoding 30S ribosomal protein S1: MSEDMNLMENRDFQTGDRVKGKVAKIEEKAVTVTIDGAPFDGIIPISELSSLHIEKASDSVQEGDELELIITKVEDENFVLSKRKVDAESAWDDLEKKFESGEIIEAEVKDVVKGGLVIDLGVRGFVPASLVEDYFVESFEDYKGRVMTFKIVEMEKENNRLILSHRAVVEGEKESKKEQVMDSINAGDVLDGKVQRIASFGAFVDIGGVDGLVHISQLSHEHVDKVSDVVTEGQEVKVKVLSVDRDSERISLSIKDTLPGPWDAIDEKAPKGSVHKGTVKRLVSYGAFVEVLPGVEGLVHISQIAHKHIATPHEVLQEGQEVEVKVLEVNKEDKRLSLSIKELQEKEAEQDFSQYDMPEEASGFSISDVIGDKLKGFKSE; this comes from the coding sequence ATGTCAGAGGATATGAATTTGATGGAAAACCGTGACTTCCAAACAGGAGATCGCGTAAAAGGAAAAGTCGCCAAGATCGAGGAAAAAGCGGTAACGGTGACAATTGACGGAGCTCCGTTCGACGGGATCATCCCAATAAGCGAGTTATCGAGCCTCCACATCGAAAAAGCTTCAGACTCGGTCCAAGAAGGGGACGAGCTTGAATTGATCATCACGAAAGTGGAAGACGAGAACTTTGTGTTGTCGAAACGCAAAGTCGATGCCGAATCCGCTTGGGACGATCTCGAGAAGAAATTCGAATCCGGTGAAATCATCGAAGCTGAAGTGAAGGACGTCGTTAAAGGTGGCTTGGTCATCGACCTGGGCGTGCGCGGTTTTGTGCCGGCTTCACTCGTGGAAGATTATTTTGTCGAATCTTTTGAGGACTACAAAGGCCGTGTCATGACCTTTAAGATTGTCGAAATGGAAAAAGAGAACAACCGCTTGATCCTTTCCCACCGTGCTGTTGTGGAAGGTGAAAAAGAATCCAAGAAAGAACAAGTGATGGATTCAATCAATGCCGGAGACGTGCTTGACGGCAAAGTCCAGCGCATCGCATCATTCGGCGCATTCGTCGATATCGGTGGGGTGGACGGGCTTGTCCACATTTCCCAACTGTCACACGAGCATGTCGACAAAGTATCGGATGTCGTGACGGAAGGCCAGGAAGTGAAAGTCAAGGTGCTTTCTGTTGACCGTGACTCTGAACGCATCTCGCTGTCGATCAAGGATACTTTGCCGGGGCCATGGGATGCCATCGACGAAAAAGCGCCAAAAGGCTCAGTCCATAAAGGGACAGTCAAGCGTTTGGTCAGCTACGGTGCATTTGTTGAAGTGCTTCCGGGAGTAGAAGGCCTTGTGCACATTTCGCAAATCGCGCATAAGCACATCGCTACGCCTCATGAAGTGCTTCAGGAAGGCCAGGAAGTTGAAGTGAAAGTGCTGGAAGTCAACAAAGAAGACAAGCGTTTGTCACTCAGCATCAAAGAGCTCCAGGAAAAAGAAGCGGAACAGGATTTCTCCCAATACGATATGCCGGAAGAAGCATCCGGATTCTCCATCAGCGATGTCATCGGTGATAAATTAAAAGGATTCAAATCCGAATAA
- a CDS encoding metallophosphoesterase, translating to MKWIIRMALAGVGLLAWMFRSAHTEKKRVAAVHLSGDAQFPPFKLLFISDVHRRKLRHKMFSDQVDLVVIGGDFVEHGVPEQRILENLKVLSGLAPVYYVFGNNDREIGEGRLRKLLEEQGVTILDDESVELFGNPKLKLTGIDYFAFRENSIEEAFCTVDKHDSDIFISHTPFVFKHVKQHYPASLLMAGHTHGGQIRLGRFGIFERGSLVVSEGVTELVSNGFGTTTLPLRLGAKAEFHILEICPSPAVRDLAQSSSIG from the coding sequence ATGAAATGGATTATACGGATGGCACTGGCGGGCGTGGGGTTATTGGCGTGGATGTTCCGTTCTGCCCATACCGAAAAGAAGAGAGTGGCCGCAGTCCATTTATCTGGAGATGCCCAATTCCCTCCATTCAAGCTGCTTTTCATCTCCGATGTCCATCGGCGCAAGCTTCGGCACAAAATGTTCAGCGATCAAGTCGATCTTGTAGTCATAGGAGGAGACTTTGTTGAACACGGGGTTCCGGAGCAGCGCATCCTTGAAAACTTGAAGGTTTTAAGCGGGCTCGCCCCAGTCTATTACGTGTTCGGGAATAACGACAGGGAAATCGGCGAAGGACGGTTAAGGAAGCTGCTCGAAGAACAAGGCGTCACCATCCTTGATGACGAATCTGTGGAACTGTTCGGGAACCCTAAACTTAAATTGACCGGAATTGATTATTTCGCTTTCCGTGAGAATAGTATTGAAGAGGCATTTTGCACTGTCGATAAGCATGATTCCGACATCTTCATTTCCCATACGCCTTTTGTATTCAAGCATGTGAAACAGCATTATCCGGCCAGTTTGTTGATGGCCGGACATACTCATGGCGGCCAGATCAGGTTGGGGAGATTCGGGATATTCGAGCGGGGGTCTTTGGTTGTTTCGGAAGGGGTCACGGAACTCGTCAGCAATGGCTTCGGCACGACGACTTTGCCACTCCGGCTGGGCGCGAAAGCAGAATTCCATATATTGGAAATATGTCCTTCCCCAGCCGTTCGGGATTTGGCACAAAGCTCTTCAATCGGATAA
- the cmk gene encoding (d)CMP kinase, producing MTKAIQIAIDGPAAAGKSTIAKIVAEKLGYIYIDTGAMYRAITLKALDSGINLASNEEAGALLEETEIDLIPVEGGQKVLLDGQDVSEAIRSQYVTKAVSEMAAHELVRKRMVELQQKLAESRGVVMDGRDIGTHVLPGAALKVFMSATVEERARRRFEENKKRDILTPLVELQEEIAMRDKMDSEREVAPLKQAEDAVYLDTTPLTIAEAAEAILKLAEERLMAS from the coding sequence TTGACAAAAGCGATACAAATCGCGATCGACGGGCCGGCCGCTGCCGGCAAGAGCACGATCGCTAAAATAGTGGCAGAGAAATTAGGATATATTTATATCGACACCGGCGCGATGTATCGCGCCATTACACTGAAAGCTTTGGATTCCGGCATCAACCTGGCGAGCAATGAAGAAGCCGGCGCGTTGCTCGAGGAGACCGAAATCGATTTGATTCCAGTGGAAGGCGGGCAGAAAGTGCTGCTTGATGGTCAAGACGTGTCGGAGGCAATCCGCTCCCAGTACGTGACGAAGGCCGTATCGGAAATGGCTGCGCATGAATTGGTCAGAAAGCGCATGGTCGAGCTCCAACAGAAATTGGCGGAAAGCCGCGGCGTCGTGATGGATGGCCGCGACATCGGGACACATGTCCTGCCAGGCGCTGCCCTGAAAGTATTCATGTCCGCCACGGTCGAAGAACGCGCAAGGCGCCGTTTCGAGGAAAATAAAAAACGCGATATCCTGACGCCGCTTGTTGAGCTCCAGGAGGAAATCGCCATGCGCGATAAGATGGATTCCGAGCGTGAGGTGGCGCCTTTGAAGCAAGCGGAGGATGCCGTGTACCTAGACACGACGCCGCTGACGATTGCCGAAGCGGCGGAAGCCATCTTGAAATTAGCGGAAGAGAGGCTGATGGCGTCATGA
- the der gene encoding ribosome biogenesis GTPase Der, whose protein sequence is MSKPVVAIVGRPNVGKSTIFNRVVGERVSIVEDIPGVTRDRIYSSADWLTHEFNIIDTGGIDLSDEPFLEQIRSQAEVAMEEADVIIFLVNGRDGVTEQDEQVARILYRTKKPVVLAVNKIDNPDMRHMIYDFYSLGVGEPYPVSGSHGLGLGDLLDEVARHFPKEDEEEYPDNVIKFSLIGRPNVGKSSLVNAFLGEDRVIVSEVAGTTRDAVDTQYEFDEQPYVIIDTAGMRKKGKVYESTEKYSVLRALRAIERSDVVLVVLNAEEGIQEQDKKIAGYAHEAGKAIVIVVNKWDALKKDDKTMNKFTQQIREHFLFLDYAPIIFVSALSGQRVHNILEIINRVNDNHSRRIQSSILNEVIEDAVAMNPAPSDKGRRLRLYYVTQVAVKPPTFVVFVNDPELMHFSYERFLQNRIRESFDFEGTPLRLITRART, encoded by the coding sequence ATGTCAAAACCGGTAGTAGCAATTGTTGGCCGGCCGAATGTAGGTAAATCCACGATTTTTAATCGCGTGGTCGGGGAACGTGTTTCCATCGTGGAAGATATTCCAGGGGTTACGCGTGACCGCATCTACAGTTCGGCGGATTGGCTGACGCATGAATTCAACATCATCGATACAGGGGGCATCGACCTGAGCGACGAGCCGTTCCTTGAACAGATTCGCAGCCAGGCAGAAGTGGCCATGGAAGAAGCGGACGTCATCATTTTCCTCGTCAATGGGCGGGATGGAGTGACGGAACAGGACGAGCAAGTAGCGCGAATCCTCTATCGTACAAAAAAACCAGTGGTGCTGGCTGTCAATAAAATCGACAACCCCGATATGCGCCACATGATCTATGATTTCTATTCTCTGGGGGTTGGAGAACCATACCCGGTTTCGGGGTCTCACGGCCTTGGCCTTGGGGATCTGTTGGATGAAGTGGCGAGACATTTCCCGAAAGAAGACGAAGAGGAATACCCGGACAATGTCATTAAGTTTTCATTGATCGGGCGTCCCAATGTCGGGAAATCATCTTTGGTCAACGCATTCCTCGGGGAGGACCGTGTCATCGTCAGTGAAGTGGCTGGGACGACGCGCGATGCTGTGGATACGCAATATGAATTCGACGAACAGCCTTACGTCATCATCGATACAGCGGGCATGCGGAAAAAAGGGAAAGTGTATGAAAGCACTGAAAAATACAGTGTGCTTCGCGCCTTGCGTGCGATTGAACGTTCCGACGTCGTTTTGGTTGTCCTTAACGCCGAAGAAGGCATACAGGAACAGGACAAGAAAATTGCAGGCTATGCCCACGAGGCAGGGAAAGCGATCGTGATTGTCGTCAATAAATGGGATGCCCTGAAAAAAGATGACAAGACCATGAATAAATTCACGCAGCAAATCCGCGAGCATTTCCTGTTCCTGGATTATGCGCCGATCATTTTCGTTTCTGCACTTAGCGGTCAGCGTGTGCATAACATTCTTGAAATCATCAACCGCGTCAATGACAACCATTCACGCCGTATCCAGTCGAGCATACTCAATGAAGTAATCGAAGATGCCGTGGCGATGAACCCGGCACCGTCCGATAAAGGACGCCGCCTGCGGCTTTACTACGTCACTCAAGTGGCAGTTAAACCGCCGACTTTCGTTGTATTCGTCAACGACCCGGAATTGATGCACTTCAGCTATGAGCGCTTCTTGCAGAATCGCATCCGGGAAAGTTTCGATTTCGAAGGCACACCGCTGCGCTTGATTACCCGTGCGCGCACATAA
- a CDS encoding HU family DNA-binding protein translates to MNKTELVNSVAEAAELSRKDAAKAVDAAFEAIQDALTKGEKVQLIGFGNFEVRERAARKGRNPQTGAEIEIAASKVPAFKPGKALKDAVK, encoded by the coding sequence ATGAACAAAACAGAATTAGTGAACTCTGTTGCAGAAGCGGCTGAACTTTCTCGTAAAGATGCTGCGAAAGCAGTTGACGCTGCATTTGAGGCGATTCAAGATGCTCTAACTAAAGGTGAAAAAGTACAATTGATCGGATTCGGTAACTTTGAAGTTCGTGAGCGCGCGGCCCGTAAAGGACGCAACCCACAGACAGGTGCTGAAATCGAGATTGCCGCTAGCAAGGTTCCTGCCTTTAAGCCAGGTAAAGCACTTAAAGACGCAGTGAAATAA
- a CDS encoding YpdA family putative bacillithiol disulfide reductase → MENADVIIVGGGPCGLSAAIEIQKLGLHPVIIEKGNIVNAIYHYPTHQTFFSSSEKLAIGDVPFITEERKPKRNHALVYYREVVKRHALDVRAYEMALSIERSDSFLVKTSKNEYKAKYVVVATGYYDHPNKLDVPGADLSKVMHYFKEGHPYFDRDVLVIGGKNSAVDAALELHKAGSRVTVSYHGTSYSKSVKPWILPEFDGLVRQGEITMLFDSIIDEIRDGEVELTVNDTKETLPNDFVFAMIGYHPDHRFLQQMGIGIDEASGRPSFDEGTMETNIENLFIAGVIAAGNNANEIFIENGRFHGRQIAAAIAEKEALQNRKD, encoded by the coding sequence ATGGAAAATGCAGATGTCATCATCGTAGGTGGGGGCCCGTGCGGTTTATCGGCCGCCATCGAAATACAAAAACTGGGCCTCCACCCCGTCATTATCGAAAAAGGCAATATCGTCAACGCCATCTATCATTATCCGACACATCAGACTTTCTTCAGCAGCAGTGAAAAATTAGCGATCGGGGATGTGCCTTTCATAACCGAAGAGCGAAAGCCAAAGCGCAACCACGCTCTCGTTTATTACCGAGAAGTCGTGAAGCGGCATGCCTTGGATGTCCGTGCCTATGAAATGGCGTTATCAATCGAACGGTCGGACAGTTTTCTCGTGAAGACGTCCAAAAACGAGTACAAAGCAAAATACGTGGTGGTGGCGACTGGGTATTATGACCATCCGAACAAGCTTGACGTGCCGGGTGCCGATTTGTCGAAAGTGATGCATTATTTCAAGGAAGGGCATCCTTATTTCGATCGTGACGTGCTGGTGATCGGCGGCAAGAATTCAGCGGTGGATGCAGCGCTCGAATTGCACAAAGCCGGGAGCCGTGTGACGGTGTCCTACCACGGCACGAGCTACTCGAAAAGCGTCAAGCCATGGATTTTGCCAGAGTTCGATGGGCTCGTTCGCCAGGGGGAGATTACCATGCTATTCGATTCGATTATCGATGAAATCCGCGATGGAGAAGTGGAATTGACCGTGAACGATACGAAAGAGACCTTGCCGAATGATTTTGTCTTCGCGATGATCGGCTACCATCCAGACCATCGTTTCCTTCAGCAAATGGGAATCGGGATCGATGAGGCAAGCGGAAGGCCATCGTTCGATGAGGGCACGATGGAAACGAATATCGAAAATTTGTTCATCGCAGGGGTCATTGCAGCCGGTAATAATGCCAATGAAATCTTCATCGAGAACGGCCGTTTCCATGGCCGGCAGATCGCTGCCGCAATCGCGGAAAAAGAAGCGTTGCAGAACCGGAAAGACTAG
- the folE gene encoding GTP cyclohydrolase I FolE, producing MKSHNVDLDKIEQAVGMILEAVGEDVGREGLQDTPKRVAKMYAEVFAGLKEDPKEYFRTVFHENHEELVLVKDIPFYSMCEHHLVPFFGKAHIAYIPRDGVVTGLSKLARAVETVAKRPQLQERITSTIADSMMETLNPHGVYVMVEAEHMCMTMRGIKKPGSKTVTAVSRGLLETDDIKRSEVITYINMD from the coding sequence ATGAAAAGCCACAACGTAGATCTGGATAAAATAGAGCAAGCTGTCGGGATGATTTTGGAGGCAGTCGGAGAAGATGTCGGCCGTGAAGGGCTGCAGGATACCCCTAAACGCGTCGCGAAAATGTATGCGGAAGTTTTTGCGGGCTTGAAGGAAGACCCGAAAGAGTATTTTCGCACAGTGTTCCATGAAAACCATGAAGAGTTGGTATTGGTGAAAGACATTCCATTCTATTCCATGTGCGAGCATCATTTGGTGCCGTTCTTCGGGAAAGCGCATATCGCTTATATCCCGCGCGATGGAGTGGTCACCGGCCTCAGCAAATTGGCGAGAGCGGTCGAAACCGTCGCAAAACGCCCACAATTGCAAGAGCGCATCACTTCGACCATTGCCGACTCGATGATGGAAACCTTGAACCCTCATGGTGTATATGTCATGGTCGAAGCCGAGCATATGTGCATGACGATGCGCGGCATCAAGAAACCCGGGTCAAAAACGGTAACGGCTGTCTCGAGAGGGCTATTGGAGACTGACGACATCAAACGTTCGGAAGTCATCACTTATATCAATATGGACTAA
- a CDS encoding lysophospholipid acyltransferase family protein, whose amino-acid sequence MNLYAVGKTLVKTALSPLYRFQVSGIEKFPKTGGVLLCSNHIHALDPPVVGMTAPRTVHFMAKEELFKAPVLGSILPKVNAFPVKRGMSDREALRTALKLLKGGEVVGLFPEGTRSTDGVLKKGLSGAGFFALRGNADVMPCAIIGPYKPFRKVKVVYGDPILMGPYRERKASAEEVTEAIMASIQKILDENTQK is encoded by the coding sequence ATGAATTTGTATGCAGTAGGAAAAACACTTGTGAAAACGGCACTGAGCCCGCTATACCGCTTCCAGGTCAGCGGCATCGAAAAATTCCCGAAAACGGGCGGTGTGCTTCTGTGCAGCAACCATATCCATGCGCTCGACCCTCCAGTAGTCGGCATGACCGCACCGAGAACCGTCCATTTCATGGCGAAAGAGGAATTGTTCAAAGCCCCGGTGCTCGGTTCGATCCTGCCGAAAGTCAACGCGTTTCCGGTAAAACGCGGCATGAGCGACAGGGAAGCGCTAAGGACGGCGTTGAAGCTGCTAAAAGGTGGCGAAGTCGTCGGGCTGTTCCCGGAAGGCACGCGTTCGACTGACGGCGTTTTGAAAAAAGGTTTGAGCGGCGCCGGTTTTTTTGCGCTTCGAGGCAATGCAGATGTCATGCCATGTGCCATCATCGGGCCGTATAAACCGTTTAGAAAAGTGAAAGTGGTATACGGCGACCCGATCCTGATGGGCCCTTATCGGGAACGCAAAGCTTCAGCTGAAGAAGTGACGGAAGCCATCATGGCCAGTATTCAAAAAATTCTGGATGAAAACACCCAAAAATAA
- a CDS encoding DUF2768 domain-containing protein — MSSLDKMWVSFAGIAFLIISMGMIYLSRYKLQNGILKFLFALIAYVLLILGFFIMVFTVFSGPTGGA, encoded by the coding sequence ATGAGTTCTTTGGATAAAATGTGGGTGTCGTTTGCAGGCATCGCTTTTTTGATCATTTCCATGGGGATGATCTACTTGAGCCGATACAAATTGCAAAACGGCATCCTGAAATTTCTATTTGCGCTGATCGCGTACGTCCTGCTGATCCTAGGCTTCTTTATTATGGTTTTCACTGTATTCAGCGGACCGACCGGTGGCGCCTGA
- a CDS encoding asparaginase, whose amino-acid sequence MKKKVSLITTGGTIASKAISDGGLLKSGAISGKELAELCQLPTEIEVKVIDVYQLPSMHIGFDEMNIVKEAILKELKDPEVEGVVVTHGTDTLEETAYFLDLTVGDERTVVVTGSQRAPEAVGTDVYSNLRNSIYVAVDPVIKGVGTVVVFNERIYSAKYVKKVHASNLQGFDSFGHGYLGIIDNDKVRIYQRPVLREVHRVPGGMPRVDIVKCYSGQEGSIVDMLVDSGSKGIILEAAGRGQVSPHMVDAVERAVKSGIPVVVTTSAEEGNAYPAYSYPGSAHDLLTRGVILGSDYDSKKARIKLAILLSGNEAIDKEAFEI is encoded by the coding sequence ATGAAAAAGAAAGTCTCTTTAATTACGACAGGAGGCACGATTGCCAGTAAAGCCATTTCCGACGGAGGTTTGCTGAAATCCGGTGCCATTTCGGGCAAGGAATTGGCAGAGCTTTGCCAATTGCCGACCGAGATCGAAGTGAAAGTGATCGATGTATATCAGTTGCCGAGCATGCACATCGGTTTCGATGAAATGAACATCGTCAAAGAAGCAATCTTAAAAGAATTGAAAGACCCGGAAGTTGAAGGTGTAGTCGTCACACATGGTACCGACACCTTGGAAGAAACGGCCTATTTCCTGGATTTGACCGTAGGCGATGAACGGACGGTCGTGGTGACAGGGAGCCAGCGTGCTCCGGAAGCCGTAGGGACGGATGTCTACTCCAATTTGCGCAACTCGATCTATGTAGCGGTCGACCCTGTGATCAAAGGTGTCGGCACGGTCGTTGTCTTCAATGAGCGGATCTACAGCGCGAAATACGTCAAGAAAGTGCATGCCAGCAATTTGCAAGGATTTGATTCATTCGGTCATGGCTATTTAGGCATCATCGACAATGATAAAGTCCGCATCTACCAGAGGCCGGTGCTGCGTGAAGTGCATCGCGTACCGGGCGGCATGCCGCGCGTCGATATCGTCAAATGCTATTCCGGGCAGGAAGGGTCGATTGTCGATATGTTGGTTGATAGCGGGTCAAAAGGCATCATCCTCGAAGCAGCTGGCCGCGGCCAAGTTTCCCCCCATATGGTAGATGCGGTCGAGCGTGCCGTGAAATCGGGCATTCCCGTCGTAGTGACGACAAGCGCCGAAGAAGGCAATGCCTATCCGGCATACAGCTATCCGGGAAGCGCACACGACCTGTTGACACGCGGCGTCATATTGGGCAGCGATTATGACAGCAAGAAAGCGCGCATCAAATTGGCGATCCTGCTGTCGGGCAATGAAGCGATCGACAAGGAAGCATTTGAAATTTAA